One region of Vespula vulgaris chromosome 9, iyVesVulg1.1, whole genome shotgun sequence genomic DNA includes:
- the LOC127066216 gene encoding uncharacterized protein LOC127066216 isoform X4 translates to MIFSKDDMEEDIRNTKFHLKVTQITEENALLREEIAKLDDRNSILERQQKYFKRQLEQIHEKYNELQREYDEQKDILNEVTRKEKDTNIALQKSTKEQRILLTRLETVELQAQEVTNLKDKLKKVTNERLECTKKKAEVVEKLDKKYNECESLLMTITDLKEANENLRNNYEARENMVKLLRENNRQLEDENAELKLLISMNTRTSIDKTYHSDAETYCTVHDTPYSRFNDTFHQDSLYDELKASGFTNICSSNDTISYELEKQVQLYELEIDKLIQQTECVFQQLVSARDENCLHLMQNINYYTESSEKMKNLETLKQRIQILLDTVNTTSPEPTGIEIGIQVQADFRAIENLRELPSLNFHEEDHLECFCKKNQISTSSNISNEKQDPFTISAKSPKVVMVSKSFVVDPVIQVFDKSVRSVTSPRSSPAKKSMENFSLTRLERRKTIHTLTFCKNSCNDAGTKIRADIIDDGNGDYSNNERLVSFLDHLSLPIDFSAISKRVAITRHRKSKSESSLFPEKKALLCRRSFNVAMPLSAEKINETIEIRKSFDDSTCEKIKREDEFYVELQQNDLQNLTSCRGYTFGGTYRSLNDSTDSSVSSSSLRSDNLFPQDFSIDELDYPLCELHRPVHLAPTKLKLPSDKVLLFSKEQHLTNKDTQAGFTTASNKLLENIKLESSIHEPKQYKIMEHFGKDRLNKDYYNESPNNYLIDINKEIYSINGETYLIDKLAPICRDRTSMYFQRSSNFCRESYTENHLPAAFSTPMRIDSKDKNSFESKNKKDNDNCESLVRRFADLEMSKKKIPLFRIYKDHLNKMNNKKRIGYVDSEDREKTVSISLCSFANNNSALSQSKCGLTSRFRENFEEYSIVNAIQKNNTEERTNCATASGGKIRSRSSDGESQISDSKENFQESQVFLDKTQERRNLLKENKSVLQVCKFYHSSSAKSNIWNDKIIGKETRLRTSLFHSFKNIQILPSWRVLFSYALIFFFGFYAVNIFLPTSIYVGPPYKWWSFEEILNRYFPITNTGCSPPI, encoded by the exons ATGATATTCAGTAAAGACGATATGGAGGAGGATATACGAAATACAAAATTCCATTTAAAAGTAACGCAGATAACGGAAGAAAATGCTCTTCTTCGAGAAGAAATCGCGAAATTAGATgatagaaattcaattttagaaaggcaacaaaaatatttcaaacgtcaact GGAACAAATCcatgaaaaatataacgaactGCAACGAGAGTATGATGAACAAAAAGACATATTGAATGAAGtaacgaggaaagaaaaagacaccAATATAGCTCTTCAGAAATCGACAAAAGAGCAACGGATATTATTAACGAGATTAGAGACGGTCGAATTACAG GCGCAAGAAGTAACAAATCTGAAGGATAAGTTAAAAAAAGTTACGAATGAAAGACTCGaatgtacgaaaaaaaaggctGAAGTAGTTGAAAAattggataaaaaatataacgagtGCGAATCGTTGCTTATGACGATTACAGACTTGAAAGAAGCGAATGAAaatcttcgaaataattatgaagCGCGCGAAAATATGGTAAAA CTGCTACGAGAAAATAATCGTCAACTAGAAGATGAAAATGCGGAATTAAAATTACTCATAAGTATGAATACTCGTACTTCTATAGATAAA acGTACCATTCGGACGCAGAAACATATTGCACGGTACACGATACTCCATACAGCAGATTCAACGATACGTTTCATCAAGATTCTCTGTATGACGAATTGAAAGCTTCT GGTTTCACGAATATATGCAGCTCGAATGATACGATAAGCTACGAATTGGAGAAGCAAGTGCAGTTGTACGAATTAGAAATTGATAAACTTATACAACAAACGGAATg TGTTTTCCAACAATTGGTATCGGCACGTGACGAAAACTGTCTTCATCTTATGCAAAATATAAACTATTATACTGAAAGTTctgaaaagatgaaaaatttgGAAACTCTTAAACAAAGGATACAAATTCTGCTGGATACG gtAAATACAACGTCTCCAGAACCTACAGGTATAGAAATCGGTATTCAAGTACAAGCAGATTTTAGAGCGATAGAAAATTTGCGCGAATTGCCCAGTCTTAACTTTCACGAAGAAGATCATCTAGAATGCTT ttgtaaaaaaaatcaaataagcaCATCTTCTAATATATCGAACGAGAAGCAAGATCCTTTTACTATATCTGCGAAATCGCCTAAAGTAGTAATGGTATCGAAATCCTTCGTCGTCGATCCAGTCATACAAGTATTCGACAAAAGTGTTAGATCTGTTACAAGCCCGCGCTCAAGTCCGGCAAAAAAGTCAATGGAAAATTTCAG tttaaCTAGactagaaagaaggaagactATTCATACATTAACGTTCTGTAAGAATTCTTGCAACGACGCTGGTACCAAAATAAGAGCCGATATTATAGATGATGGTAATGGAGATTACTCGAATAATGAAAGACTTGTATCATTTCTGGATCATTTATCATTACCAATAGATTTTTCGGCTATATCCAAAAGAGTCGCAATAACGC GTCATCGTAAATCAAAGTCCGAATCTAGTCTGTTTCCTGAAAAAAAAGCTTTACTTTGTCGCCGTTCATTTAATGTTGCCATGCCATTATCAGCGGAGAAAATCAATGAAACtattgaaataagaaaatcttttGACGACTCAACttgtgaaaaaattaaaagggaAGACGAGTTTTACGTAGAACTCCAGCAAAACGATTTACAGAATTTAACGAGCTGTCGTGGATACACGTTCGGAGGTACCTATCGGTCATTGAACGACAGTACAGATTCTTCTGTTAGTTCGTCGTCTCTTCGATCTGATAATCTGTTCCCCCAAGATTTTTCTATAGACGAGTTAGATTACCCTCTGTGTGAATTACACCGTCCTGTTCATCTGGCTCctacgaaattaaaattaccaTCAGATAAAGTCTTACTGTTCAGCAAAGAGCAACATCTTACCAATAAGGATACACAAGCAGGTTTCACTACAGCAAGTAATAAATtgcttgaaaatattaaattggaATCGAGCATCCATGAAccaaaacaatataaaatcatGGAACATTTCGGAAAAGATCGTTTaaacaaagattattataatgaaagtCCTAATAATTATCTCATAGATATCAATAAAGAAATCTATTCAATCAATGGTGAAACGTATTTGATCGATAAATTGGCACCTATTTGCCGCGATAGAACGTCTATGTACTTTCAAAGATCCTCTAATTTTTGTCGAGAAAGTTATACGGAAAACCATCTACCAGCTGCATTCTCAACACCGATGCGCATTGATTCAAAGGATAAAA ATTCGttcgaaagtaaaaataaaaaagataatgataattgTGAGTCGCTCGTACGACGATTCGCTGATCTGgaaatgtcaaaaaaaaaaataccctTATTTAGAATATACAAAGATCATTTAAACaagatgaataataagaaacgcATAGGATACGTTGACTctgaagatagagaaaaaacagTTTCGATATCACTTTGTAGTTTCGCAAATAATAACAGCGCGTTATCGCAAAGTAAATGTGGTCTTACGAGCAGATTTCGAGAGAATTTCGAGGAATATTCTATAGTTAATGCAatacagaaaaataatacg gaagaaagaacgaattgCGCAACTGCAAGCGGAGGAAAGATCAGATCAAGGTCGTCAGATGGTGAAAGTCAAATATCAGATAGCAAAGA aaattttcaagaatcACAAGTTTTTCTCGACAAAACgcaagagagaaggaatttgctaaaagaaaataagagcgTACTACAAGTTTGTAAATTCTATCATTCCAGCTCGGCAAAATCGAATATTTGGAATGACAAAATTATTGGCAAAGAAACGAGATTACG taCTTCgctatttcattctttcaagAATATCCAAATCTTACCATCGTGGCGCGTGCTTTTTTCCTAtgcattgatattttttttcggatTTTATGcagtgaatatatttttaccgACGAGCATATATGTCGGACCACCGTATAAATGGTGGTCGTTCGAAGAAATACTTAATCGATACTTCCCGATCACAAATACGGGATGTTCACCaccgatataa
- the LOC127066216 gene encoding uncharacterized protein LOC127066216 isoform X1 has protein sequence MNVVTAMIFSKDDMEEDIRNTKFHLKVTQITEENALLREEIAKLDDRNSILERQQKYFKRQLEQIHEKYNELQREYDEQKDILNEVTRKEKDTNIALQKSTKEQRILLTRLETVELQAQEVTNLKDKLKKVTNERLECTKKKAEVVEKLDKKYNECESLLMTITDLKEANENLRNNYEARENMVKLLRENNRQLEDENAELKLLISMNTRTSIDKTYHSDAETYCTVHDTPYSRFNDTFHQDSLYDELKASGFTNICSSNDTISYELEKQVQLYELEIDKLIQQTECVFQQLVSARDENCLHLMQNINYYTESSEKMKNLETLKQRIQILLDTVNTTSPEPTGIEIGIQVQADFRAIENLRELPSLNFHEEDHLECFCKKNQISTSSNISNEKQDPFTISAKSPKVVMVSKSFVVDPVIQVFDKSVRSVTSPRSSPAKKSMENFSLTRLERRKTIHTLTFCKNSCNDAGTKIRADIIDDGNGDYSNNERLVSFLDHLSLPIDFSAISKRVAITRHRKSKSESSLFPEKKALLCRRSFNVAMPLSAEKINETIEIRKSFDDSTCEKIKREDEFYVELQQNDLQNLTSCRGYTFGGTYRSLNDSTDSSVSSSSLRSDNLFPQDFSIDELDYPLCELHRPVHLAPTKLKLPSDKVLLFSKEQHLTNKDTQAGFTTASNKLLENIKLESSIHEPKQYKIMEHFGKDRLNKDYYNESPNNYLIDINKEIYSINGETYLIDKLAPICRDRTSMYFQRSSNFCRESYTENHLPAAFSTPMRIDSKDKNSFESKNKKDNDNCESLVRRFADLEMSKKKIPLFRIYKDHLNKMNNKKRIGYVDSEDREKTVSISLCSFANNNSALSQSKCGLTSRFRENFEEYSIVNAIQKNNTEERTNCATASGGKIRSRSSDGESQISDSKENFQESQVFLDKTQERRNLLKENKSVLQVCKFYHSSSAKSNIWNDKIIGKETRLRTSLFHSFKNIQILPSWRVLFSYALIFFFGFYAVNIFLPTSIYVGPPYKWWSFEEILNRYFPITNTGCSPPI, from the exons ATGAACGTAg TGACAGCCATGATATTCAGTAAAGACGATATGGAGGAGGATATACGAAATACAAAATTCCATTTAAAAGTAACGCAGATAACGGAAGAAAATGCTCTTCTTCGAGAAGAAATCGCGAAATTAGATgatagaaattcaattttagaaaggcaacaaaaatatttcaaacgtcaact GGAACAAATCcatgaaaaatataacgaactGCAACGAGAGTATGATGAACAAAAAGACATATTGAATGAAGtaacgaggaaagaaaaagacaccAATATAGCTCTTCAGAAATCGACAAAAGAGCAACGGATATTATTAACGAGATTAGAGACGGTCGAATTACAG GCGCAAGAAGTAACAAATCTGAAGGATAAGTTAAAAAAAGTTACGAATGAAAGACTCGaatgtacgaaaaaaaaggctGAAGTAGTTGAAAAattggataaaaaatataacgagtGCGAATCGTTGCTTATGACGATTACAGACTTGAAAGAAGCGAATGAAaatcttcgaaataattatgaagCGCGCGAAAATATGGTAAAA CTGCTACGAGAAAATAATCGTCAACTAGAAGATGAAAATGCGGAATTAAAATTACTCATAAGTATGAATACTCGTACTTCTATAGATAAA acGTACCATTCGGACGCAGAAACATATTGCACGGTACACGATACTCCATACAGCAGATTCAACGATACGTTTCATCAAGATTCTCTGTATGACGAATTGAAAGCTTCT GGTTTCACGAATATATGCAGCTCGAATGATACGATAAGCTACGAATTGGAGAAGCAAGTGCAGTTGTACGAATTAGAAATTGATAAACTTATACAACAAACGGAATg TGTTTTCCAACAATTGGTATCGGCACGTGACGAAAACTGTCTTCATCTTATGCAAAATATAAACTATTATACTGAAAGTTctgaaaagatgaaaaatttgGAAACTCTTAAACAAAGGATACAAATTCTGCTGGATACG gtAAATACAACGTCTCCAGAACCTACAGGTATAGAAATCGGTATTCAAGTACAAGCAGATTTTAGAGCGATAGAAAATTTGCGCGAATTGCCCAGTCTTAACTTTCACGAAGAAGATCATCTAGAATGCTT ttgtaaaaaaaatcaaataagcaCATCTTCTAATATATCGAACGAGAAGCAAGATCCTTTTACTATATCTGCGAAATCGCCTAAAGTAGTAATGGTATCGAAATCCTTCGTCGTCGATCCAGTCATACAAGTATTCGACAAAAGTGTTAGATCTGTTACAAGCCCGCGCTCAAGTCCGGCAAAAAAGTCAATGGAAAATTTCAG tttaaCTAGactagaaagaaggaagactATTCATACATTAACGTTCTGTAAGAATTCTTGCAACGACGCTGGTACCAAAATAAGAGCCGATATTATAGATGATGGTAATGGAGATTACTCGAATAATGAAAGACTTGTATCATTTCTGGATCATTTATCATTACCAATAGATTTTTCGGCTATATCCAAAAGAGTCGCAATAACGC GTCATCGTAAATCAAAGTCCGAATCTAGTCTGTTTCCTGAAAAAAAAGCTTTACTTTGTCGCCGTTCATTTAATGTTGCCATGCCATTATCAGCGGAGAAAATCAATGAAACtattgaaataagaaaatcttttGACGACTCAACttgtgaaaaaattaaaagggaAGACGAGTTTTACGTAGAACTCCAGCAAAACGATTTACAGAATTTAACGAGCTGTCGTGGATACACGTTCGGAGGTACCTATCGGTCATTGAACGACAGTACAGATTCTTCTGTTAGTTCGTCGTCTCTTCGATCTGATAATCTGTTCCCCCAAGATTTTTCTATAGACGAGTTAGATTACCCTCTGTGTGAATTACACCGTCCTGTTCATCTGGCTCctacgaaattaaaattaccaTCAGATAAAGTCTTACTGTTCAGCAAAGAGCAACATCTTACCAATAAGGATACACAAGCAGGTTTCACTACAGCAAGTAATAAATtgcttgaaaatattaaattggaATCGAGCATCCATGAAccaaaacaatataaaatcatGGAACATTTCGGAAAAGATCGTTTaaacaaagattattataatgaaagtCCTAATAATTATCTCATAGATATCAATAAAGAAATCTATTCAATCAATGGTGAAACGTATTTGATCGATAAATTGGCACCTATTTGCCGCGATAGAACGTCTATGTACTTTCAAAGATCCTCTAATTTTTGTCGAGAAAGTTATACGGAAAACCATCTACCAGCTGCATTCTCAACACCGATGCGCATTGATTCAAAGGATAAAA ATTCGttcgaaagtaaaaataaaaaagataatgataattgTGAGTCGCTCGTACGACGATTCGCTGATCTGgaaatgtcaaaaaaaaaaataccctTATTTAGAATATACAAAGATCATTTAAACaagatgaataataagaaacgcATAGGATACGTTGACTctgaagatagagaaaaaacagTTTCGATATCACTTTGTAGTTTCGCAAATAATAACAGCGCGTTATCGCAAAGTAAATGTGGTCTTACGAGCAGATTTCGAGAGAATTTCGAGGAATATTCTATAGTTAATGCAatacagaaaaataatacg gaagaaagaacgaattgCGCAACTGCAAGCGGAGGAAAGATCAGATCAAGGTCGTCAGATGGTGAAAGTCAAATATCAGATAGCAAAGA aaattttcaagaatcACAAGTTTTTCTCGACAAAACgcaagagagaaggaatttgctaaaagaaaataagagcgTACTACAAGTTTGTAAATTCTATCATTCCAGCTCGGCAAAATCGAATATTTGGAATGACAAAATTATTGGCAAAGAAACGAGATTACG taCTTCgctatttcattctttcaagAATATCCAAATCTTACCATCGTGGCGCGTGCTTTTTTCCTAtgcattgatattttttttcggatTTTATGcagtgaatatatttttaccgACGAGCATATATGTCGGACCACCGTATAAATGGTGGTCGTTCGAAGAAATACTTAATCGATACTTCCCGATCACAAATACGGGATGTTCACCaccgatataa
- the LOC127066216 gene encoding uncharacterized protein LOC127066216 isoform X5, whose amino-acid sequence MEEDIRNTKFHLKVTQITEENALLREEIAKLDDRNSILERQQKYFKRQLEQIHEKYNELQREYDEQKDILNEVTRKEKDTNIALQKSTKEQRILLTRLETVELQAQEVTNLKDKLKKVTNERLECTKKKAEVVEKLDKKYNECESLLMTITDLKEANENLRNNYEARENMVKLLRENNRQLEDENAELKLLISMNTRTSIDKTYHSDAETYCTVHDTPYSRFNDTFHQDSLYDELKASGFTNICSSNDTISYELEKQVQLYELEIDKLIQQTECVFQQLVSARDENCLHLMQNINYYTESSEKMKNLETLKQRIQILLDTVNTTSPEPTGIEIGIQVQADFRAIENLRELPSLNFHEEDHLECFCKKNQISTSSNISNEKQDPFTISAKSPKVVMVSKSFVVDPVIQVFDKSVRSVTSPRSSPAKKSMENFSLTRLERRKTIHTLTFCKNSCNDAGTKIRADIIDDGNGDYSNNERLVSFLDHLSLPIDFSAISKRVAITRHRKSKSESSLFPEKKALLCRRSFNVAMPLSAEKINETIEIRKSFDDSTCEKIKREDEFYVELQQNDLQNLTSCRGYTFGGTYRSLNDSTDSSVSSSSLRSDNLFPQDFSIDELDYPLCELHRPVHLAPTKLKLPSDKVLLFSKEQHLTNKDTQAGFTTASNKLLENIKLESSIHEPKQYKIMEHFGKDRLNKDYYNESPNNYLIDINKEIYSINGETYLIDKLAPICRDRTSMYFQRSSNFCRESYTENHLPAAFSTPMRIDSKDKNSFESKNKKDNDNCESLVRRFADLEMSKKKIPLFRIYKDHLNKMNNKKRIGYVDSEDREKTVSISLCSFANNNSALSQSKCGLTSRFRENFEEYSIVNAIQKNNTEERTNCATASGGKIRSRSSDGESQISDSKENFQESQVFLDKTQERRNLLKENKSVLQVCKFYHSSSAKSNIWNDKIIGKETRLRTSLFHSFKNIQILPSWRVLFSYALIFFFGFYAVNIFLPTSIYVGPPYKWWSFEEILNRYFPITNTGCSPPI is encoded by the exons ATGGAGGAGGATATACGAAATACAAAATTCCATTTAAAAGTAACGCAGATAACGGAAGAAAATGCTCTTCTTCGAGAAGAAATCGCGAAATTAGATgatagaaattcaattttagaaaggcaacaaaaatatttcaaacgtcaact GGAACAAATCcatgaaaaatataacgaactGCAACGAGAGTATGATGAACAAAAAGACATATTGAATGAAGtaacgaggaaagaaaaagacaccAATATAGCTCTTCAGAAATCGACAAAAGAGCAACGGATATTATTAACGAGATTAGAGACGGTCGAATTACAG GCGCAAGAAGTAACAAATCTGAAGGATAAGTTAAAAAAAGTTACGAATGAAAGACTCGaatgtacgaaaaaaaaggctGAAGTAGTTGAAAAattggataaaaaatataacgagtGCGAATCGTTGCTTATGACGATTACAGACTTGAAAGAAGCGAATGAAaatcttcgaaataattatgaagCGCGCGAAAATATGGTAAAA CTGCTACGAGAAAATAATCGTCAACTAGAAGATGAAAATGCGGAATTAAAATTACTCATAAGTATGAATACTCGTACTTCTATAGATAAA acGTACCATTCGGACGCAGAAACATATTGCACGGTACACGATACTCCATACAGCAGATTCAACGATACGTTTCATCAAGATTCTCTGTATGACGAATTGAAAGCTTCT GGTTTCACGAATATATGCAGCTCGAATGATACGATAAGCTACGAATTGGAGAAGCAAGTGCAGTTGTACGAATTAGAAATTGATAAACTTATACAACAAACGGAATg TGTTTTCCAACAATTGGTATCGGCACGTGACGAAAACTGTCTTCATCTTATGCAAAATATAAACTATTATACTGAAAGTTctgaaaagatgaaaaatttgGAAACTCTTAAACAAAGGATACAAATTCTGCTGGATACG gtAAATACAACGTCTCCAGAACCTACAGGTATAGAAATCGGTATTCAAGTACAAGCAGATTTTAGAGCGATAGAAAATTTGCGCGAATTGCCCAGTCTTAACTTTCACGAAGAAGATCATCTAGAATGCTT ttgtaaaaaaaatcaaataagcaCATCTTCTAATATATCGAACGAGAAGCAAGATCCTTTTACTATATCTGCGAAATCGCCTAAAGTAGTAATGGTATCGAAATCCTTCGTCGTCGATCCAGTCATACAAGTATTCGACAAAAGTGTTAGATCTGTTACAAGCCCGCGCTCAAGTCCGGCAAAAAAGTCAATGGAAAATTTCAG tttaaCTAGactagaaagaaggaagactATTCATACATTAACGTTCTGTAAGAATTCTTGCAACGACGCTGGTACCAAAATAAGAGCCGATATTATAGATGATGGTAATGGAGATTACTCGAATAATGAAAGACTTGTATCATTTCTGGATCATTTATCATTACCAATAGATTTTTCGGCTATATCCAAAAGAGTCGCAATAACGC GTCATCGTAAATCAAAGTCCGAATCTAGTCTGTTTCCTGAAAAAAAAGCTTTACTTTGTCGCCGTTCATTTAATGTTGCCATGCCATTATCAGCGGAGAAAATCAATGAAACtattgaaataagaaaatcttttGACGACTCAACttgtgaaaaaattaaaagggaAGACGAGTTTTACGTAGAACTCCAGCAAAACGATTTACAGAATTTAACGAGCTGTCGTGGATACACGTTCGGAGGTACCTATCGGTCATTGAACGACAGTACAGATTCTTCTGTTAGTTCGTCGTCTCTTCGATCTGATAATCTGTTCCCCCAAGATTTTTCTATAGACGAGTTAGATTACCCTCTGTGTGAATTACACCGTCCTGTTCATCTGGCTCctacgaaattaaaattaccaTCAGATAAAGTCTTACTGTTCAGCAAAGAGCAACATCTTACCAATAAGGATACACAAGCAGGTTTCACTACAGCAAGTAATAAATtgcttgaaaatattaaattggaATCGAGCATCCATGAAccaaaacaatataaaatcatGGAACATTTCGGAAAAGATCGTTTaaacaaagattattataatgaaagtCCTAATAATTATCTCATAGATATCAATAAAGAAATCTATTCAATCAATGGTGAAACGTATTTGATCGATAAATTGGCACCTATTTGCCGCGATAGAACGTCTATGTACTTTCAAAGATCCTCTAATTTTTGTCGAGAAAGTTATACGGAAAACCATCTACCAGCTGCATTCTCAACACCGATGCGCATTGATTCAAAGGATAAAA ATTCGttcgaaagtaaaaataaaaaagataatgataattgTGAGTCGCTCGTACGACGATTCGCTGATCTGgaaatgtcaaaaaaaaaaataccctTATTTAGAATATACAAAGATCATTTAAACaagatgaataataagaaacgcATAGGATACGTTGACTctgaagatagagaaaaaacagTTTCGATATCACTTTGTAGTTTCGCAAATAATAACAGCGCGTTATCGCAAAGTAAATGTGGTCTTACGAGCAGATTTCGAGAGAATTTCGAGGAATATTCTATAGTTAATGCAatacagaaaaataatacg gaagaaagaacgaattgCGCAACTGCAAGCGGAGGAAAGATCAGATCAAGGTCGTCAGATGGTGAAAGTCAAATATCAGATAGCAAAGA aaattttcaagaatcACAAGTTTTTCTCGACAAAACgcaagagagaaggaatttgctaaaagaaaataagagcgTACTACAAGTTTGTAAATTCTATCATTCCAGCTCGGCAAAATCGAATATTTGGAATGACAAAATTATTGGCAAAGAAACGAGATTACG taCTTCgctatttcattctttcaagAATATCCAAATCTTACCATCGTGGCGCGTGCTTTTTTCCTAtgcattgatattttttttcggatTTTATGcagtgaatatatttttaccgACGAGCATATATGTCGGACCACCGTATAAATGGTGGTCGTTCGAAGAAATACTTAATCGATACTTCCCGATCACAAATACGGGATGTTCACCaccgatataa